A window of the Mesorhizobium opportunistum WSM2075 genome harbors these coding sequences:
- a CDS encoding XRE family transcriptional regulator: MDDIANNISSTIGRRIHAERIMRDWSLAELAERSGVSKAMLSTIERGKTSPTAALLVRIAAAFGMTLSTLIARAELQGGGLLREGDQPVWRDPDTGYVRRHLSPACDMPLELIKVHLPAGAKVSFPAASYAFIKQQIWLISGRLEFIEGDVAHRLEPGDCLALGAPSDCTFHALEPGADYLVALVRG, from the coding sequence ATGGATGATATAGCGAACAACATCTCCTCCACCATCGGCAGGCGCATACACGCCGAGAGGATCATGCGCGATTGGTCGCTGGCGGAGCTTGCCGAGCGATCCGGGGTTTCCAAGGCGATGTTGAGCACGATCGAGCGCGGCAAGACCAGCCCGACCGCGGCTCTTCTGGTGCGGATCGCCGCGGCTTTCGGCATGACGCTGTCGACCTTGATCGCGCGGGCGGAATTGCAGGGCGGCGGGCTGCTGCGCGAGGGCGACCAGCCGGTGTGGCGCGATCCCGATACCGGCTATGTCAGGCGGCATCTTTCGCCGGCCTGCGACATGCCGCTCGAACTGATCAAGGTGCATCTGCCGGCGGGCGCCAAGGTCAGTTTTCCGGCCGCGTCCTACGCCTTCATCAAACAGCAGATATGGCTGATTTCCGGGCGGCTGGAATTCATCGAGGGCGATGTGGCACACAGGCTCGAGCCCGGCGACTGCCTGGCGCTCGGAGCGCCGTCGGACTGCACCTTCCATGCGCTGGAGCCGGGCGCCGACTATCTCGTCGCGCTGGTCAGGGGCTGA